The Polyangium aurulentum genomic interval AGCGGGGCGCGAATGCTGGAGGCCCATCGCGCGGACCGGGATGTCCGGGAGAGGCGCGCCAGCCTGAAGGACGCGGCGGCCGCGCGGGCCGGGGGCGCGTCATAACTATGCGGGAGCGCAATGGAATCTGCGGCTCGGCCAGACGAGGACGGCCGCTGCCCCGAGCGCGCCGCGATCGCCGGCTTTCCTGGGAATAAAGAGGTCGAGCGCGGGTTAGGCGGCGCGAGTCGACGTCGCAGGGGCGTTGACAGCGTTGACAGGGATCGGCTCGCCGCTAGGATGCGCGCCGCTACGCCCGGGGAGGAACGGCATTTTCCTGGGCTTCGGGGGCACGACCGCGCGGGGCTGGCGGGTCCCTCGAACAGCGAAAGACCACGGCGGGCGCCTGCCCGCGCGCTTCAAAGAACGAACCGAAGGAGGTCGGATTGTCTACCGACGTGATGATCGAGGCCAGTGGGCTCACCAAGCGATACGGAGCCTTTCGCGCGCTCGACAAGGTGAGCTTCGAAGTCCACCGCGGTGAGGTGGTGGGCTTTCTCGGCCCGAACGGCGCCGGCAAGTCCACCACGATGCGCATCCTCACCTGCTTCCTCTCCGCCACCGGCGGGTCGGCGCGGGTCCATGGCTACGACGTATTCGACCAGCCCCTCGAGGTCCGGCAGAAGCTCGGCTACCTGCCCCAGCGCGCCCCGCTCTACGGGGAAATGAGCGTCTGGGAGTACCTGAACTTCGTGGCCGAGATGCGCGGCCTCGATAAGTCGACCTTCAAGAAGCGGATGAAGGGCATCGTCGAGGTCTGCGGCCTCGCCACGAGCCTCGGAAAGGACATCCGGGACCTGTCGCACGGCTATCGCCAGCGCGTCGGCCTCGCCCAGGCCCTCGTCCACGACCCGCCCATTCTCATCCTCGACGAGCCCACGAGCGACCTCGACCCGAACGAGAAGGCCGAGGTCATTCGCTATATCCAGGAGATCGGCAAGGAGCGCACGATCCTCCTGTCGACCCACAACCTGTCCGAGGTCGAGGCGGCCTGTGCCCGCGCGATCATCGTGTCGAAGGGCCGCATCGTCGCCGACGGGCCCCTCGACGAGATTCGCGCCAAGAGCGGTAAGGTCCGCTACGTGCTCACCGTGCACGAGAAGCGCGTGTTCGATGGGGCGAAGAAGGCTCCGAGCGCCGAGGAGGTGCAGGCCGCGCTCGAGAAGCTGCCGGGCGTGACGAGCGTGTCGGAGCTGCCGACGGACGACAAGGCGCACAGCTTCCAGATCATGGGCGCGCAGGACGGCGACATCCGCGCCGAGATCTTCCAGCTCGTCGTGCAGCGCGGCTGGCTCCTGCTCGAGATGCGCCGCGAGTCGCAGAAGCTCGAGGACGTGTTCAAGGCCCTCACGAAGCGGGACGAGAGCAAGGACCGCGGCCGCGCCATCGTCGAGGACGACGAGGACGAGCCCGCGGCCGCCGCCGACGAGGACGAGGACGAGGACGAGGACGAGGAGTCCGAAGACGAGTCCGAAGAGTCCGACGAGGACGAGGACGAGGACGAAGAAGAGTCCGACGAGGACAAGAAGAAGAAGGGCTGAGAGCCGATGGGCACCACATTCATCATCGCGAAGAGGGAGTTCCGCTCCAACTTCGACTCACCGCTGGCCTACGTCGTGATCTGCCTCGGGCTGATCCTTCTGGGCTTCGTGTTCTTCTTCTGGGGCGGCGGCTTCTGGCAGGAGGACCAGGCCTCGCTCGCGCGGATCTTCCGGTACTCGCCGTGGGGTCTGTCGCTGCTGGTCGTCCCGGTCGTGACGATGCGCCTGCTCGCGGAAGAGCGGCGCAGCGGCACGCTGGAGATGCTGATCACGCTGCCCGTGAAGGATCACGAGGTGATCCTGGGCAAGTTCCTCGGAGCGTGGGGCCTCGTGCTCCTGCTCATCCTGTCGACGGCGATCTACCCGATCATGATGTTCAAGTGGCCGTTCCACCTCGGCTCACCGGACATGGGGCCGATCACGAGCGGCTACCTCGGGCTCATCCTGTACAGCGCGGCGGCCGTGTCGATCGGCCTGCTCATCTCGGCGCTCACGGAGAGCCAGACGATCGCGTTCCTCGTGACCGTGGCGATCCTGTTCTTCTTGCACGGCATCGGCGTCGCGTCCGAGAGCGCGCCCTGGCCGTGGCTGCGCACCGTGATCAGCTTCATCAGCTTCGAAACCCGCATCGAGCCCTTCACGAAGGGCCTCATCAACACCCGTGACATCGTCTACTTCGTCTCGATCGCGGTGGGCTGCCTGATGGCCGCCTTCCGGGCCCTCGAGCGCAGGAAGTGGGCGTAGGAGGACGGCCATGGAGCGCAAGGTCAAAGCCGCTACCCAGACCGGCATCTACCTCTTGCTCGTGGCGGCGATCCTCGTCGTCGCGAACATCATCTCGTTCGGCGCGTACAAGCGCTTCGACACCACGAAGAACGAGCGCTTCACCCTGTCGAAGGGCTCGGCGCGGCTCGTGAGCGAGGGCCTGAAGCAGGACCTCAACATCGAGATCTACGTGACGCGCGGCCTGCCCAAGGTCGAGGCGTTCATCGAGAACCTCACCGACCTGATGAACGAGTACGAGCGCGCCTCGAACGGCAAGCTCCACTATTCGCTCATCGAGGCGAAGACCGAGGAGCAGAAGCAGGCGGCGAAGGACGCCGGCCTGCAGGAGGTCATGCTCGGTGAAGGCAGCGAGACGGGTCAGGACCAGACGACCATCTCGCGCGGCTTCATGGGCATGGCGCTGAAGTACGGCAGCGAGAAGGAGGCCCTTCCGCTGCAGCCGAA includes:
- a CDS encoding ABC transporter ATP-binding protein, which encodes MSTDVMIEASGLTKRYGAFRALDKVSFEVHRGEVVGFLGPNGAGKSTTMRILTCFLSATGGSARVHGYDVFDQPLEVRQKLGYLPQRAPLYGEMSVWEYLNFVAEMRGLDKSTFKKRMKGIVEVCGLATSLGKDIRDLSHGYRQRVGLAQALVHDPPILILDEPTSDLDPNEKAEVIRYIQEIGKERTILLSTHNLSEVEAACARAIIVSKGRIVADGPLDEIRAKSGKVRYVLTVHEKRVFDGAKKAPSAEEVQAALEKLPGVTSVSELPTDDKAHSFQIMGAQDGDIRAEIFQLVVQRGWLLLEMRRESQKLEDVFKALTKRDESKDRGRAIVEDDEDEPAAAADEDEDEDEDEESEDESEESDEDEDEDEEESDEDKKKKG
- a CDS encoding ABC transporter permease; translation: MGTTFIIAKREFRSNFDSPLAYVVICLGLILLGFVFFFWGGGFWQEDQASLARIFRYSPWGLSLLVVPVVTMRLLAEERRSGTLEMLITLPVKDHEVILGKFLGAWGLVLLLILSTAIYPIMMFKWPFHLGSPDMGPITSGYLGLILYSAAAVSIGLLISALTESQTIAFLVTVAILFFLHGIGVASESAPWPWLRTVISFISFETRIEPFTKGLINTRDIVYFVSIAVGCLMAAFRALERRKWA